From a single Nematostella vectensis chromosome 3, jaNemVect1.1, whole genome shotgun sequence genomic region:
- the LOC5507166 gene encoding transmembrane emp24 domain-containing protein 5 — MQLYIAGRVSWLTLCVGFFVLQQTWRPSSALKSGFTFRVDPGKRDCFYETIKRNVTLDVEYQVIEGGDLDIGFTLQAPSGKIAIEDGHRTDEAHSLVTEEEGEYEFCFDNTFSTVASKAIFADLGVDFEDDIQKMIGIKDENLEEDLHDRFVRTLENVRVDLDKAEHIQNFISSAAARDFRLAKSKDSRVFWWSLIQSVALIGVAIVQVNVVKHFFGGGKTRV; from the exons ATGCAGCTATATATTGCAGGGCGAGTGTCTTGGCTTACGCTGTGTGTTGGATTTTTTGTTCTGCAACAAACATGGCGGCCGTCGTCAGCGCTCAAAAGTGGGTTTACATTTCGCGTGGATCCTGGCAAGAGGGATTGCTTTTACGAGACGATTAAGAGAAACGTGACTCTTGATGTCGAATACCAA GTGATTGAAGGTGGAGACCTCGACATCGGCTTCACTCTGCAGGCACCAAGCGGTAAAATAGCTATTGAGGATGGTCATCGTACTGATGAAGCTCACTCTCTAGTGACAGAAGAGGAGGGGGAATATGAATTTTGCTTCGATAACACGTTCAGTACAGTTGCTTCCAAGGCAATATTTGCAGATCTTGGAGTAGACTTTGAAGATGACATTCAAAAAATGATAGGGATCAAAGATGAGAACCTAGAGGAAGACTTACATGATCGATTTGTG AGGACACTGGAGAATGTGAGAGTTGATTTAGATAAAGCAGAACATATACAGAACTTTATAAGCTCAGCTGCAGCGAGAGACTTCAGACTTGCCAAAAGTAAGGACAGCAGAGTTTTCTGGTGGTCCCTTATACAGTCTGTTGCACTTATAGGCGTAGCCATTGTTCAAGTCAACGttgtaaaacatttttttggtgGAGGAAAGACAAGAGTATAG
- the LOC5507165 gene encoding forkhead box protein N4 isoform X1, translating into MYSMHQTYYLDGPDQLSLQEMMEGDMREMDLNFNDPMFQEQNIFCSPEGQRALKAEQERPRTGDCISPGDLTNLQWLQNVSIPMEKGSNGQEKPVMVDPNTVMPVQWQHQQQPTNIVSSVAVTSVQQQAVTPLAPQTQLTARVSDNKTRMENCKVISKENAKPNEKCYPKPLFSYSCLIAMALKNSDSGTLPVSEIYKFMMGKFPYFKTAPDGWKNSVRHNLSLNKAFCKLERPQGASQRKGCLWSLKPERRDQMDKEIKKWKKKHAEAIRASMAHPEELQVSSDDLEDTEHLVPQNQVEDLAAADAAKELFGNDLIQEIQQHDVLDWDDIISSGNDLNLDPHITTTTMAPTINGGQIHPDPITTTVELDNSSHFYMNGDQMHHEYDQSAYVNNYFTLQPQQLAHLNGF; encoded by the exons ATGTACAGCATGCACCAGACTTACTATCTTGATGGTCCAGACCAACTCTCGCTGCAAGAAATGATGGAGGGCGACATGCGCGAAATGGATCTTAATTTTAACGATCCCATGTTCCAGGAGCAGAACATTTTCTGTTCCCCGGAGGGCCAACGAGCTCTGAAAGCAGAGCAAGAGAGACCCCGCACAGGGGATTGTATAAGCCCAGGAGATCTGACAAATCTGCAGTGGCTACAAAATGTATCGATCCCTATGGAGAAAGGGAGTAACGGACAGGAAAAGCCCGTGATGGTCGATCCGAACACAGTAATGCCAGTGCAGTGGCAACACCAGCAACAGCCAACCAACATAGTATCTTCGGTAGCAGTCACGTCGGTACAGCAACAGGCCGTCACTCCACTCGCGCCACAAACTCAACTCACCGCACGTGTGTCCGACAACAAGACTCGAATGGAGAACTGCAAAGTTATCAGTAAAGAGAACGCAAAACCCAACGAAAAATGCTATCCAAAGCCGTTATTCTCATACTCCTGTCTAATCGCTATGGCCCTCAAAAACAGTGACTCCGGCACTCTGCCAGTCAGTGAGATTTACAAGTTTATGAT GGGTAAATTTCCTTATTTCAAGACAGCTCCGGACGGATGGAAG AACTCTGTCCGTCACAACCTGTCACTCAACAAAGCCTTCTGTAAGCTTGAGAGACCTCAAGGTGCTTCACAGCGAAAAGGATGCTTGTGGTCCTTAAAGCCCGAAAGACGAGATCAGATGgataaagaaattaaaaaatggaaaaagaaaCATGCAGAGGCCATTCGAGCAAGCATGGCTCATCCAG AAGAACTTCAAGTATCTAGTGATGATTTAGAAGATACAGAGCACCTAGTTCCACAGAATCAAGTTGAGGATTTAGCAGCTGCAGATGCTGCAAAAGAGCTGTTTGGCAATGACCTCATCCAAGAGATCCAACAGCATGATGTTTTAGATTGGGATGATATCATATCATCTGGAAATGACCTCAATCTCGACCCTCACATCACTACGACTACCATGGCACCTACAATAAATGGAGGTCAAATTCATCCAGACCCAATCACAACTACAGTTGAACTTGATAACTCAAGCCATTTTTACATGAATGGTGATCAGATGCATCACGAATACGATCAGTCTGCTTAtgtcaataattattttaccTTGCAACCACAACAGTTGGCTCATTTAAATGGTTTTTAA
- the LOC5507165 gene encoding forkhead box protein N4 isoform X2 → MYSMHQTYYLDGPDQLSLQEMMEGDMREMDLNFNDPMFQEQNIFCSPEGQRALKAEQERPRTGDCISPGDLTNLQWLQNVSIPMEKGSNGQEKPVMVDPNTVMPVQWQHQQQPTNIVSSVAVTSVQQQAVTPLAPQTQLTARVSDNKTRMENCKVISKENAKPNEKCYPKPLFSYSCLIAMALKNSDSGTLPVSEIYKFMMGKFPYFKTAPDGWKNSVRHNLSLNKAFCKLERPQGASQRKGCLWSLKPERRDQMDKEIKKWKKKHAEAIRASMAHPELQVSSDDLEDTEHLVPQNQVEDLAAADAAKELFGNDLIQEIQQHDVLDWDDIISSGNDLNLDPHITTTTMAPTINGGQIHPDPITTTVELDNSSHFYMNGDQMHHEYDQSAYVNNYFTLQPQQLAHLNGF, encoded by the exons ATGTACAGCATGCACCAGACTTACTATCTTGATGGTCCAGACCAACTCTCGCTGCAAGAAATGATGGAGGGCGACATGCGCGAAATGGATCTTAATTTTAACGATCCCATGTTCCAGGAGCAGAACATTTTCTGTTCCCCGGAGGGCCAACGAGCTCTGAAAGCAGAGCAAGAGAGACCCCGCACAGGGGATTGTATAAGCCCAGGAGATCTGACAAATCTGCAGTGGCTACAAAATGTATCGATCCCTATGGAGAAAGGGAGTAACGGACAGGAAAAGCCCGTGATGGTCGATCCGAACACAGTAATGCCAGTGCAGTGGCAACACCAGCAACAGCCAACCAACATAGTATCTTCGGTAGCAGTCACGTCGGTACAGCAACAGGCCGTCACTCCACTCGCGCCACAAACTCAACTCACCGCACGTGTGTCCGACAACAAGACTCGAATGGAGAACTGCAAAGTTATCAGTAAAGAGAACGCAAAACCCAACGAAAAATGCTATCCAAAGCCGTTATTCTCATACTCCTGTCTAATCGCTATGGCCCTCAAAAACAGTGACTCCGGCACTCTGCCAGTCAGTGAGATTTACAAGTTTATGAT GGGTAAATTTCCTTATTTCAAGACAGCTCCGGACGGATGGAAG AACTCTGTCCGTCACAACCTGTCACTCAACAAAGCCTTCTGTAAGCTTGAGAGACCTCAAGGTGCTTCACAGCGAAAAGGATGCTTGTGGTCCTTAAAGCCCGAAAGACGAGATCAGATGgataaagaaattaaaaaatggaaaaagaaaCATGCAGAGGCCATTCGAGCAAGCATGGCTCATCCAG AACTTCAAGTATCTAGTGATGATTTAGAAGATACAGAGCACCTAGTTCCACAGAATCAAGTTGAGGATTTAGCAGCTGCAGATGCTGCAAAAGAGCTGTTTGGCAATGACCTCATCCAAGAGATCCAACAGCATGATGTTTTAGATTGGGATGATATCATATCATCTGGAAATGACCTCAATCTCGACCCTCACATCACTACGACTACCATGGCACCTACAATAAATGGAGGTCAAATTCATCCAGACCCAATCACAACTACAGTTGAACTTGATAACTCAAGCCATTTTTACATGAATGGTGATCAGATGCATCACGAATACGATCAGTCTGCTTAtgtcaataattattttaccTTGCAACCACAACAGTTGGCTCATTTAAATGGTTTTTAA